In Companilactobacillus allii, one genomic interval encodes:
- a CDS encoding FAD-dependent oxidoreductase, with translation MIYFMKVVVIGCTHAGIEAVRQILKYYPDTKITVYERQSNISYLSCATYLHIEGTVEKLSDARYVEPDDFEEQGVTMEINHDVIQVDSVKHTILVQNLLTKEMETTTYDKLIMATGSITAIPAIPGIENPKVLLCKTYDQANNLCEYTSENQQIAIIGGGYVGVELAQGYSKSGHKVLLVQKSPYLLDKYVEPLISNKIKEELISNGVQVLTNSKVTSFKDTANNKLLITTKDGNYEVDIAAIGAGMIPQTELLQGQVDMAENDAIITDDYMQTSNPDILAAGDASVIHFNPTSSTSYSPLVSHAVRQGTLAGINIFERRLRSIGTQATTGILVFGNTVASTGLTLSQAKEANFNAASVVYEGPYRLEFMPDSYNVVVELIYDKNNRKVLGAQLMSQHDVSQSANTISVLMQYGGTIDQLAMIDMLFSPNFNGPFDYLNLAGQKAVDQEKGYLRT, from the coding sequence ATGATTTATTTTATGAAAGTTGTTGTCATTGGTTGTACGCATGCCGGTATTGAGGCAGTTAGACAAATCTTAAAATATTATCCTGATACTAAAATTACTGTTTATGAGAGACAAAGTAATATTTCTTATTTATCTTGTGCAACATATTTACACATTGAAGGTACAGTAGAGAAGCTTTCTGATGCACGTTATGTAGAGCCTGATGATTTTGAGGAACAAGGGGTCACTATGGAAATCAATCATGACGTTATCCAAGTAGATTCTGTTAAACATACAATACTAGTTCAAAACTTGCTTACTAAAGAAATGGAAACCACTACATATGACAAATTGATTATGGCTACAGGATCAATTACTGCTATTCCAGCTATTCCAGGGATTGAGAATCCAAAAGTTTTACTATGTAAAACATATGATCAAGCAAATAATTTATGTGAATATACAAGTGAAAATCAACAAATTGCCATTATTGGCGGTGGTTATGTGGGTGTTGAATTAGCACAAGGATATTCTAAATCTGGTCATAAAGTGTTATTAGTCCAAAAGTCACCATACTTGTTGGATAAATATGTAGAGCCGTTAATTTCTAATAAAATAAAAGAAGAATTGATTTCAAACGGAGTTCAAGTATTAACTAATTCAAAAGTCACTTCTTTTAAGGATACAGCGAACAATAAATTGTTGATTACTACAAAAGATGGTAATTACGAAGTTGATATAGCAGCTATTGGAGCAGGGATGATCCCACAAACGGAACTTTTGCAGGGCCAAGTTGATATGGCTGAAAATGATGCAATTATAACTGATGATTATATGCAAACATCTAATCCTGATATTCTTGCTGCAGGGGATGCTTCAGTTATTCATTTTAATCCAACAAGTTCGACTTCCTATTCTCCATTAGTATCTCATGCTGTTCGACAGGGTACTTTAGCGGGAATCAATATATTTGAACGTCGTTTAAGGTCAATCGGGACTCAAGCTACGACTGGAATACTTGTATTCGGTAATACCGTGGCTAGTACAGGCTTGACATTATCTCAGGCTAAAGAGGCCAATTTTAATGCTGCAAGCGTTGTATATGAAGGACCATATCGCCTTGAATTTATGCCTGATTCTTATAATGTAGTTGTTGAATTGATATATGATAAAAATAATCGTAAAGTTCTAGGGGCACAATTAATGTCTCAACACGATGTATCTCAATCAGCCAATACGATTTCGGTATTGATGCAATACGGAGGCACAATAGATCAATTGGCAATGATAGATATGTTATTTTCACCTAATTTTAATGGACCATTCGATTACTTGAATCTGGCTGGTCAAAAAGCAGTTGATCAGGAAAAGGGATATCTAAGAACATAA